Proteins from one Microcoleus sp. FACHB-672 genomic window:
- a CDS encoding alpha/beta fold hydrolase, which translates to MSVVNSRPCFLTPKPPKPDHPLFVFLPGMDGTGQLLRTQLGYLEVAFDIRSLAISPADLTNWDELADQVVELIAAEPKSGQRQPVYLCGESFGGCLALKVMQRAPHLVDRLILINPASSFRRQAWLNYGSHLVNWLPAGIYPVSSIGLVPFLTAYDRIEPDVLEEMVTTLHLVPQKTSVWRLSLLREFQITEEELAGISVPVLVIAGAADRLLPSVSEAKRLVNCFPNAKMVVLSDSGHACLLETEVDLYKILRSQKFIEVPEVEPAAESAIISNSVGH; encoded by the coding sequence ATGTCTGTAGTTAATAGCCGTCCTTGTTTCCTGACGCCAAAACCACCGAAACCCGACCATCCACTGTTCGTTTTCCTGCCGGGAATGGATGGCACCGGCCAGCTGTTACGCACACAGTTGGGTTATTTAGAGGTGGCTTTTGATATCCGATCTCTGGCAATTTCGCCGGCTGATCTAACGAATTGGGACGAATTGGCCGATCAAGTGGTGGAGTTGATTGCGGCAGAACCCAAATCAGGACAACGGCAGCCTGTTTATTTATGTGGGGAGTCCTTTGGCGGCTGTTTAGCGCTAAAGGTGATGCAGCGAGCTCCCCATCTGGTTGATCGGCTGATTTTGATCAATCCGGCTTCTTCGTTTCGGCGGCAAGCTTGGCTGAATTATGGATCGCATTTGGTTAACTGGTTGCCTGCCGGCATCTATCCGGTTTCGTCAATAGGGCTGGTGCCTTTTTTAACCGCCTATGATCGCATTGAACCCGATGTGCTGGAAGAAATGGTGACGACGCTGCACTTAGTGCCACAAAAAACCAGTGTCTGGCGGTTGTCGTTATTAAGAGAGTTTCAGATTACCGAAGAAGAACTGGCTGGGATCTCTGTGCCGGTGTTGGTGATTGCCGGTGCTGCTGATCGGCTGCTGCCTTCTGTTTCGGAAGCAAAACGTCTGGTGAACTGCTTTCCCAATGCTAAGATGGTTGTGCTTTCTGACAGCGGACACGCTTGCCTGCTGGAAACCGAGGTTGACCTCTACAAAATTTTGCGAAGTCAAAAATTTATAGAAGTCCCAGAGGTTGAACCGGCAGCAGAATCTGCTATCATAAGTAACTCGGTGGGTCACTAG
- a CDS encoding CAAD domain-containing protein, whose protein sequence is MGADSSEVAVKAQTPPTTVNLAFASRGLEPSQPKPPSFDEETVWIKVLQPFLKAPTYLGEFFNEYKGPVVTGAGVLVALVMGNVIVELIEGINDIPLIAPALELIGIGYTSWFIYRYGTSTAGRQAFYQEFKALKEQFVGASSLSPASDSQPLALTTQSSQPAPDAQETAVAAPYRTHACWGTLPANQPLGEPKPVFQRLEPVESISS, encoded by the coding sequence ATGGGAGCCGACAGCAGCGAAGTGGCAGTTAAAGCCCAAACACCCCCAACAACCGTCAATCTAGCATTCGCGTCTCGCGGATTGGAGCCATCTCAACCAAAACCCCCCTCCTTTGACGAGGAGACAGTTTGGATAAAAGTGCTCCAGCCATTTTTAAAAGCGCCTACTTATTTGGGTGAGTTTTTCAACGAGTATAAAGGACCTGTGGTGACAGGTGCGGGCGTGCTAGTCGCACTTGTTATGGGCAATGTAATTGTTGAACTGATTGAAGGCATTAATGATATCCCTTTAATAGCTCCTGCTTTGGAACTGATCGGTATAGGATACACGAGTTGGTTTATTTACCGCTACGGAACCTCTACAGCCGGTCGCCAAGCCTTTTATCAGGAGTTTAAAGCGCTTAAGGAACAATTTGTGGGTGCGAGTTCTCTCTCACCGGCAAGCGACTCCCAACCATTAGCGCTCACAACTCAAAGTTCTCAACCAGCTCCAGACGCCCAAGAAACGGCAGTTGCAGCGCCTTATCGCACCCACGCTTGCTGGGGAACCTTGCCGGCTAACCAGCCGCTGGGCGAACCTAAGCCGGTGTTTCAGCGCTTGGAGCCGGTCGAATCCATTTCTTCCTAA
- a CDS encoding ATPase domain-containing protein, whose product MSNIKLVPTGVPNLDTVMGGGIPVYSLNIVAGQPGTGKTILVQQMLFNHIRTNSADKALYLTTLSEPTLKVVRYMQCFSFFDAEVFGERVIYQDIGPFIRQHSLAELADHILNLVEKHQPQVLAIDSFKAIRDLSTDVSEFRRFCYDLSVRLASARCTAFLLGEYDRSDIAEGAEFAVADGILYLNIALQEGEQSRFLQVYKLRGRASEMVPCPFLITEDGVRVLSSMLSLKRRETGLEAEKQEISTGIAGLDAILRGGIPGGRSILLSGVSGTGKTTLALQFLIHGAQQGEKGLIISFEETAARLHQIAQGFGWNSQELEAKGLLRIVFIAQTDIRVEEHLELMVQEVENFQPARIVMDSFSVFLHKVKDLGVQREKTFQVATLVQRAGAVGLLISNIPAGDAHRLSRFGVEETVLDGTIILSTEIIGLQRKRYLEVYKMRASDHVAGRHRMEIRKQGLEVFFLSTMEATASETKAPQALTFSPLKAIVPAGILYGSAWLVRGDQGVGKTTLTQQFAMEGLKLGESVLYLTTDAPAYLLRPQMEVFGSNIDSYLESGHLRILDTHATAGEDFIDLTDMDRFLYDIEQHLRLIPKPCRLIIDSLTPLAIQYKINDFISFIERKNRLLRRLDVALLDTILIKTLDENVLYSLLNSYDTVLDVYIPNWGEMGQAGQGFRALQVRKARGTIADTRPFPYNIRAGKGVVVQENFYGDK is encoded by the coding sequence ATGAGCAACATCAAACTGGTGCCCACAGGTGTGCCCAATTTAGACACAGTCATGGGTGGAGGCATCCCTGTTTATTCGCTGAATATTGTAGCCGGCCAACCAGGAACGGGAAAAACCATCCTGGTTCAGCAAATGCTCTTTAACCACATCCGCACGAATAGTGCCGACAAAGCACTTTATCTCACCACGCTTTCGGAACCGACGTTAAAAGTGGTGCGCTATATGCAGTGCTTCAGCTTTTTTGACGCAGAAGTGTTCGGTGAGCGAGTAATCTATCAAGATATTGGGCCGTTTATCCGTCAACATTCCCTCGCTGAATTAGCCGATCATATTCTCAACTTAGTTGAAAAGCACCAGCCACAAGTTCTCGCAATTGATTCTTTTAAAGCAATTCGCGATTTATCAACAGATGTTAGCGAGTTTCGCCGCTTTTGCTATGATCTTTCGGTGCGGCTAGCAAGTGCGCGATGTACTGCTTTTCTATTAGGAGAATATGACCGCTCTGACATTGCGGAAGGGGCTGAATTTGCCGTTGCCGATGGAATTCTCTATTTAAACATTGCGCTTCAGGAAGGGGAACAGAGCCGGTTCTTACAGGTATATAAATTGCGGGGTCGGGCGAGTGAAATGGTGCCGTGTCCCTTTCTCATCACAGAGGATGGGGTGCGCGTTCTGAGTTCGATGCTCTCACTCAAGCGCCGAGAAACAGGGCTAGAAGCGGAAAAGCAGGAAATTTCCACCGGCATTGCGGGATTAGACGCTATTTTGCGAGGCGGTATCCCCGGCGGGCGCTCTATCCTGCTCTCTGGCGTTTCTGGAACCGGCAAGACAACTCTAGCTTTGCAGTTCTTGATTCATGGCGCTCAACAGGGAGAAAAGGGGCTGATCATTTCTTTTGAAGAAACTGCCGCTCGTCTGCACCAAATTGCCCAAGGTTTCGGCTGGAATTCGCAAGAGTTGGAAGCCAAGGGTTTATTACGCATTGTATTTATTGCTCAGACTGATATTCGGGTAGAAGAACATTTAGAGTTGATGGTGCAGGAAGTTGAGAATTTTCAACCGGCTCGCATCGTGATGGATTCTTTTTCGGTGTTCCTGCATAAAGTCAAAGACTTGGGAGTGCAGCGAGAGAAAACCTTCCAAGTGGCAACTCTGGTACAACGTGCTGGTGCAGTAGGTTTGCTAATTTCTAATATTCCTGCCGGCGACGCTCACCGGCTATCGCGTTTTGGTGTAGAAGAAACGGTTCTCGATGGCACAATTATCCTCTCAACAGAAATCATTGGTTTGCAGCGCAAACGCTATCTCGAAGTTTACAAGATGCGTGCCAGCGATCACGTTGCCGGTCGTCACCGCATGGAAATTAGAAAACAAGGTTTAGAAGTTTTTTTCCTCTCAACAATGGAGGCGACGGCAAGCGAGACAAAAGCACCCCAGGCACTGACATTTTCTCCCTTAAAAGCAATTGTGCCGGCAGGCATCCTGTACGGTTCTGCTTGGTTGGTGCGTGGGGATCAGGGCGTGGGCAAAACCACTCTCACCCAGCAATTTGCGATGGAAGGGCTGAAATTGGGGGAAAGCGTGCTTTATCTCACCACCGATGCACCGGCTTATCTGCTGCGCCCACAAATGGAAGTTTTCGGCAGCAATATCGATTCCTACCTAGAGTCAGGACATTTGCGGATTTTAGACACCCATGCAACTGCCGGTGAAGACTTTATTGATCTTACAGATATGGATCGCTTTCTTTACGATATCGAGCAGCATCTGCGTTTGATCCCTAAACCGTGCCGGTTGATCATCGACTCTCTTACCCCCCTAGCCATTCAGTACAAAATTAACGATTTCATTAGCTTTATCGAACGTAAAAACCGCCTGTTGCGCCGGCTGGATGTAGCGTTGCTCGATACAATCCTCATCAAAACTCTGGATGAGAACGTCCTCTATAGCCTGCTCAACAGTTACGATACCGTCTTGGATGTTTATATCCCGAACTGGGGCGAAATGGGTCAGGCAGGACAGGGCTTTCGGGCGCTGCAAGTGCGTAAAGCGAGAGGCACGATCGCCGATACCCGTCCCTTTCCTTACAATATCCGCGCCGGCAAGGGAGTGGTGGTGCAGGAAAACTTTTATGGTGACAAATAG
- a CDS encoding NYN domain-containing protein has product MLSTPENSDLFTPEQVLENRGRVAIFIDGSNLFYAALQLGIEIDYTKLLCRLTAGSRLLRSFFYTGVDPTNEKQQGFLLWMRRNGYRVISKELVQLPDGSKKANLDVEIAVDMMALVGAYDTAVLVSGDGDLAYAVDAVSYRGVRVEVVSLRSMTSDSLINVADRYIDLEGIKEDIQKTPRHTNYTYRPLSGISMLDEQQGR; this is encoded by the coding sequence ATGTTGAGTACACCAGAAAACAGCGATTTATTCACACCAGAACAAGTTTTAGAAAATAGAGGCCGAGTCGCCATTTTTATTGATGGCTCGAATTTGTTTTACGCCGCTCTGCAGTTGGGAATTGAAATTGATTACACCAAGTTGCTCTGCCGGTTAACAGCAGGATCTCGGTTACTGCGGTCTTTTTTCTACACCGGCGTTGATCCCACCAATGAAAAACAACAGGGATTTTTGCTGTGGATGCGCCGCAATGGCTACCGCGTGATCTCGAAAGAGCTGGTGCAACTCCCAGATGGTTCTAAAAAAGCCAATTTGGATGTCGAAATCGCGGTTGATATGATGGCTTTGGTGGGCGCTTATGACACTGCTGTTTTAGTCAGTGGAGATGGGGATCTCGCTTATGCAGTGGACGCTGTGAGCTATCGCGGTGTCCGTGTGGAAGTGGTGAGCCTGCGCTCAATGACGAGCGACAGTTTGATCAATGTTGCGGATCGCTACATTGATTTAGAAGGAATCAAAGAAGATATCCAAAAAACGCCACGTCACACCAACTATACTTACCGCCCGCTGTCTGGAATTAGTATGCTGGATGAGCAACAAGGAAGATAG
- a CDS encoding lysophospholipid acyltransferase family protein has protein sequence MSLDSPLRISQSLLTATGTRMFVYHEDRIPSGSPALVVSNHRSFMDAPVLMAGVGQSIRFACHHYMAQVPVLRDLVNQFGAFALEAPAHRQQAFFQQATGLLQARQMVGLFPEGAQTMVRSTQPGGMAEFHRGFAHLALRAKVQDLVVLPVAIASCEEIIVPWVPVKLLSLFDPTEPAFQQEGWHPMVIYKRVNVLIGRPFWITASQRESYQGKKAKTVVDDLLGHTHREIADLLHQGCY, from the coding sequence ATGTCTTTAGATAGCCCATTGCGTATATCTCAATCGCTGCTGACAGCAACCGGCACGCGAATGTTTGTTTACCATGAGGATCGCATTCCCAGTGGCAGTCCTGCGCTTGTGGTGAGCAATCATCGCAGCTTTATGGATGCGCCGGTGCTGATGGCAGGGGTAGGGCAATCAATTCGGTTTGCGTGTCATCACTATATGGCTCAAGTGCCGGTGTTGCGCGACCTAGTGAATCAGTTCGGGGCGTTTGCCCTAGAGGCACCGGCACACCGGCAGCAAGCATTTTTCCAACAAGCAACGGGACTATTGCAAGCGCGGCAAATGGTTGGGTTGTTTCCCGAAGGTGCCCAAACGATGGTACGAAGCACCCAGCCTGGAGGCATGGCGGAGTTTCATCGCGGCTTTGCCCATTTGGCTTTGCGAGCAAAGGTGCAGGATTTAGTCGTGCTGCCGGTGGCAATCGCTTCCTGCGAAGAAATCATTGTTCCCTGGGTGCCGGTGAAGCTCTTGAGTTTATTTGATCCAACTGAGCCGGCATTCCAGCAAGAGGGCTGGCACCCTATGGTAATTTATAAGCGGGTCAACGTTTTAATCGGGCGTCCGTTTTGGATTACTGCAAGTCAGCGAGAAAGCTACCAAGGCAAAAAGGCAAAAACAGTGGTTGATGACTTGCTCGGTCACACACACAGAGAGATTGCGGATTTACTTCACCAAGGGTGCTACTAA